A genomic segment from Bacillus cereus G9842 encodes:
- the mraY gene encoding phospho-N-acetylmuramoyl-pentapeptide-transferase, which translates to MLEQGLLVTAGVAFLISVALSPLFIPFLRKLKFGQSIRDEGPKSHQKKSGTPTMGGIVIYVSMMVTSLIMAIKFNHLGAEVSLLLLVTFGYGLIGFLDDYIKVVKKRNLGLTSKQKLVGQLVIAIAFFLIGKGQAFHTYIMIPGTDVKFELGWAYFVLVLFMLIGGSNAVNLTDGLDGLLSGTAAIAFGAFSIIAVAQEQFGVAIFCMAVVGAVLGFLVFNANPAKVFMGDTGSLALGGAIAAVAILLKQELLLVIIGGVFVMETLSVIIQVISFKTTGKRVFKMSPLHHHYELCGWSEWRVVVTFWSVGFLLAVLGIYIGVWM; encoded by the coding sequence GTGCTTGAGCAAGGTTTATTAGTAACGGCTGGGGTAGCATTCTTAATTTCTGTTGCCCTTTCGCCATTGTTTATTCCATTTTTAAGAAAATTAAAGTTCGGACAGAGTATTCGTGATGAGGGACCAAAGTCACATCAAAAAAAATCAGGGACACCGACAATGGGCGGTATTGTCATATATGTATCTATGATGGTCACTTCACTTATTATGGCGATTAAGTTTAATCATTTAGGTGCAGAGGTTTCGTTATTATTATTAGTGACATTTGGTTATGGATTGATTGGATTTTTAGATGACTACATAAAGGTAGTTAAGAAGAGAAATCTTGGTTTAACATCAAAACAAAAATTAGTAGGTCAGCTTGTTATTGCTATTGCGTTCTTTTTAATTGGAAAAGGGCAAGCATTTCACACATATATCATGATTCCAGGTACGGATGTTAAGTTTGAATTAGGTTGGGCGTATTTTGTACTTGTGCTATTTATGCTAATCGGTGGCTCGAATGCGGTTAACTTAACTGATGGTTTAGATGGTTTATTATCAGGAACAGCGGCTATTGCATTTGGAGCATTTAGTATTATTGCAGTAGCGCAAGAACAATTTGGAGTTGCGATATTCTGTATGGCAGTTGTCGGAGCAGTACTGGGATTTTTAGTATTCAACGCGAATCCAGCAAAAGTATTTATGGGGGATACAGGTTCCTTAGCTTTAGGTGGAGCTATCGCAGCTGTAGCAATTTTATTAAAACAAGAATTACTACTTGTAATTATTGGTGGAGTATTCGTAATGGAAACTTTATCTGTTATTATTCAAGTTATTTCGTTTAAAACAACAGGAAAACGTGTCTTTAAAATGAGTCCATTACACCACCATTATGAATTATGTGGTTGGTCAGAATGGCGCGTTGTTGTAACGTTTTGGTCTGTAGGATTTTTATTAGCTGTGTTAGGAATTTATATCGGGGTGTGGATGTAA
- the murE gene encoding UDP-N-acetylmuramoyl-L-alanyl-D-glutamate--2,6-diaminopimelate ligase, whose translation MKLHTLLSCLHDFPVVPKENPEITSIEADSRKVKEGSLFVCMKGYTVDSHDFAKQAAAQGAAAIVAERPIDVDVPVVLVKNTFRSLAVLADYFYGQPTHKLHLIGITGTNGKTTTSHIMDEIMRAHGHKTGLIGTINMKIGDETFEVKNTTPDALTLQQTFSKMVEQGVDSTVMEVSSHALDLGRVHGCDYDVAVFTNLTQDHLDYHKTMEEYKHAKGLLFAQLGNSYNHNREKYAVLNSDDNVTEEYMRSTAATVVTYGIDTTSDIMAKNIVMTSGGTTFTLVTPYESVNVTMKLIGKFNVYNVLAATAAGLVSGVKLQTIIAVIKELAGVPGRFEVVDGGQNYTVIVDYAHTPDSLENVLKTAKQFAKGDVYCIVGCGGDRDRTKRPIMASVATKYATHAIYTSDNPRSEDPAAILDDMVQGASGNNYEVIIDRKEAIHHAIANVKADDIIIIAGKGHETYQIIGKEVHHFDDREVAKEAITGRLNNEE comes from the coding sequence ATGAAGTTGCATACACTTTTATCATGTTTGCATGATTTTCCAGTTGTTCCAAAAGAAAATCCAGAAATCACATCTATAGAAGCTGATTCACGTAAAGTGAAAGAAGGAAGCTTATTTGTATGTATGAAAGGATATACGGTTGATAGCCATGATTTTGCTAAGCAAGCAGCGGCACAAGGAGCGGCTGCTATTGTTGCGGAAAGACCAATTGATGTTGACGTTCCAGTTGTACTTGTGAAAAATACTTTTCGTTCGTTAGCGGTTTTAGCTGATTATTTTTATGGTCAACCGACACACAAGTTACATTTAATCGGAATTACAGGTACAAATGGAAAGACAACAACATCGCATATTATGGATGAGATTATGCGAGCACATGGTCATAAAACAGGGCTAATTGGGACGATTAATATGAAAATCGGTGATGAAACATTTGAGGTGAAAAATACAACACCAGATGCACTAACACTTCAACAGACGTTTTCAAAAATGGTTGAACAAGGTGTGGACAGCACGGTAATGGAAGTTTCGTCACATGCGTTAGATCTTGGTCGTGTACACGGATGTGATTACGATGTAGCGGTGTTTACGAATTTAACACAAGATCATTTAGATTATCATAAAACGATGGAAGAATATAAACATGCAAAAGGGTTACTATTTGCACAGCTTGGCAATAGTTATAATCATAATCGTGAAAAGTACGCTGTGCTGAATAGCGATGATAATGTAACAGAAGAGTATATGAGAAGTACTGCAGCAACAGTTGTAACATATGGTATTGATACAACAAGTGACATTATGGCAAAAAATATCGTTATGACGAGTGGCGGGACTACATTTACGCTTGTCACACCGTATGAAAGTGTAAATGTTACGATGAAATTAATAGGTAAATTCAATGTATATAACGTACTTGCAGCAACAGCGGCAGGACTTGTTTCGGGTGTGAAATTACAAACAATCATTGCTGTTATAAAAGAACTAGCTGGGGTTCCAGGACGTTTTGAAGTTGTTGATGGCGGACAAAATTATACAGTTATTGTTGATTACGCGCATACGCCGGATAGTTTAGAAAATGTATTAAAAACTGCAAAACAATTTGCAAAAGGTGATGTGTATTGTATCGTTGGTTGTGGCGGCGATAGGGATCGAACAAAGAGACCGATAATGGCAAGTGTTGCAACAAAATATGCAACTCATGCAATTTATACATCAGATAATCCAAGAAGTGAAGATCCAGCGGCTATTTTAGATGATATGGTACAGGGTGCAAGTGGGAATAATTATGAAGTGATTATTGATAGAAAAGAAGCGATACACCATGCGATCGCTAATGTGAAAGCAGATGATATCATTATTATTGCTGGTAAGGGTCATGAAACGTATCAAATTATTGGTAAAGAAGTTCATCATTTTGATGATCGTGAAGTTGCGAAAGAAGCAATTACAGGGCGTTTAAACAACGAAGAGTAA
- a CDS encoding stage V sporulation protein D: protein MRVSNVTVRKRLIFILISGILIFTIIDIRLGYVQFFLGNMLTDRAKDSWSRNITFEPERGKILDRNGVELATNKSAPTVFVVPRQIEKPAETAEKLAAVLGVEKDEIYKRITKKESIVRLDKGGRKISHDKAKEVRGLSLKGVYIAEDSIRYYPFGNFLSHVLGFAGSDNQGLMGLEKYYDKELNGDKGHVRFFADAKGQRMPNVGDDFKKPEAGLNLGLTIDARITRIMEREMNIAESTYNPDGMIAIAMNPKNGEILGMSSRPSFDPADFQSVSPEVYNRNLPVWSTYEPGSTFKIITLAAALNENLVDLEKDTFYDDGAAEVGGARLKCWKAGGHGSQTFLEVVQNSCNPGFIELGDRLGKDRLFKYIRNFGFGQKTGIDLQGEGSGILFNLDKVGPVEQATTSFGQGVSVTPIQQVAAVAAAVNGGTLYQPYIAKEFIDPKNNQVVSKKTPVEKRKVISKETSEKVRYALENVVAKGSGKGAYIDGYRVGGKTGTAQKVKDGKYLENNYIVSFIGFAPADDPEIVVYVAVDNPKGVTQFGGVVAAPIVGNILRDALPVMGVKPRKEQVEKEYKWGDTPTVEVPNLIGMKKKDLQTQLVDLQLDISGDGEKVIKQSPEAGAKVKEGSKIRIYFGN, encoded by the coding sequence ATGCGTGTATCAAATGTAACAGTTAGAAAACGACTTATTTTTATACTTATATCAGGTATACTTATCTTCACTATTATCGATATTCGTCTTGGATATGTGCAATTTTTTCTTGGGAATATGTTAACGGATCGTGCGAAAGATTCATGGAGTCGTAATATTACTTTTGAACCCGAACGTGGGAAAATTTTAGACCGAAATGGTGTGGAACTTGCCACGAATAAAAGTGCTCCAACTGTCTTTGTTGTACCGAGGCAAATTGAAAAACCAGCAGAGACTGCAGAGAAGTTAGCTGCAGTATTAGGTGTGGAAAAAGATGAGATTTATAAGAGGATTACAAAAAAAGAATCGATTGTAAGGTTAGATAAAGGCGGAAGGAAAATATCACATGACAAAGCGAAAGAGGTACGAGGCTTAAGTTTGAAGGGCGTGTATATCGCAGAGGATTCTATCCGGTACTACCCATTTGGGAATTTTTTATCACATGTATTAGGTTTTGCAGGTAGCGATAACCAAGGTCTTATGGGACTAGAAAAATATTATGATAAGGAGCTAAATGGGGACAAAGGTCATGTGCGTTTTTTTGCAGATGCGAAAGGACAAAGGATGCCTAATGTTGGTGATGATTTCAAAAAACCAGAAGCTGGTTTAAATTTAGGATTAACAATCGATGCGCGTATTACAAGGATTATGGAAAGAGAAATGAATATTGCGGAGTCAACTTATAATCCAGACGGTATGATTGCGATTGCAATGAATCCTAAAAATGGTGAAATTTTAGGTATGTCTAGTCGGCCGAGTTTTGATCCAGCGGATTTTCAAAGTGTCTCTCCAGAAGTGTATAACAGAAATCTACCTGTGTGGAGTACGTATGAGCCTGGTTCAACATTTAAGATCATTACATTAGCTGCAGCATTGAATGAAAATTTAGTAGACTTAGAGAAGGATACGTTTTATGATGATGGAGCAGCTGAAGTCGGTGGAGCTAGATTGAAATGCTGGAAAGCAGGAGGTCATGGCAGTCAAACGTTTTTAGAAGTCGTTCAAAACTCATGTAACCCGGGATTTATTGAACTTGGTGATCGCCTTGGTAAAGACCGATTATTTAAATACATTCGTAATTTTGGTTTTGGGCAGAAGACTGGAATTGACTTGCAAGGTGAAGGCAGTGGGATTTTATTTAATTTAGATAAAGTTGGTCCAGTAGAGCAAGCAACAACTTCATTCGGCCAAGGGGTTTCTGTTACACCAATTCAACAAGTAGCAGCTGTAGCGGCGGCTGTAAATGGTGGAACATTGTATCAGCCGTATATAGCTAAGGAGTTTATTGATCCAAAAAATAATCAAGTTGTTAGTAAAAAGACACCTGTTGAGAAAAGAAAAGTTATTTCCAAGGAAACTTCAGAAAAAGTTCGTTATGCATTAGAGAATGTTGTAGCGAAAGGTTCTGGTAAAGGAGCTTATATTGATGGATATCGTGTAGGTGGAAAAACGGGTACTGCTCAAAAGGTGAAAGATGGTAAATATTTAGAGAATAATTATATTGTATCTTTTATCGGATTTGCTCCAGCGGATGATCCAGAGATTGTTGTGTATGTTGCTGTGGATAATCCAAAAGGGGTTACACAGTTTGGTGGAGTGGTAGCAGCTCCAATTGTCGGGAATATCCTTCGAGATGCTCTTCCTGTTATGGGAGTGAAACCGAGAAAAGAACAAGTTGAGAAAGAATATAAATGGGGCGATACACCAACTGTGGAAGTTCCGAATTTAATTGGAATGAAAAAGAAAGACTTACAAACACAACTCGTCGATTTGCAGCTTGATATAAGTGGAGATGGAGAGAAAGTAATTAAGCAATCACCAGAAGCGGGAGCTAAAGTAAAAGAAGGCTCAAAAATTAGAATTTACTTCGGGAATTAA
- the murD gene encoding UDP-N-acetylmuramoyl-L-alanine--D-glutamate ligase translates to MKTVTEFQNKNILVLGIAKSGYAAATLLQKLGANVIVNDGKPLADNVLAAELQAKGMDVVCGGHPLELLERNISLVVKNPGIPYSNPILVAAKEKEIPIVTEVELAYRISKAPFVGITGSNGKTTTTMLTFEMLKEGQKHPVIAGNIGTVACEVAQDAKENEVVVTELSSFQLMGVESFQPKIAAFLNLFEAHLDYHGTKKEYGLAKANVFKNQTENDYSVINADDADVMELSADTKGQKILFSTTKEIEDGACIKDNALYFKGEKVVEVSDIVLPGQHNLENILAAMSIAKLLGTSNEAITVVLKRFTGVKHRLEYVTTINNRKFYNDSKATNMLATEKALSAFTQPIVLLAGGLDRGNEFDDLIPYFKNVKAIVTFGQTAPKLVRAAEKAGLDIIESVDTLDEAVVKAYAHSKEDDVVLLSPACASWDQFKTFEERGDIFIQAVHKLI, encoded by the coding sequence TTGAAAACTGTAACTGAATTTCAAAATAAAAATATTCTTGTATTAGGCATTGCAAAGAGTGGTTATGCAGCAGCTACTTTGTTGCAAAAATTAGGGGCGAATGTCATTGTAAATGACGGAAAGCCTTTAGCAGACAATGTACTTGCTGCAGAATTACAAGCAAAAGGAATGGACGTTGTATGCGGTGGCCATCCTTTAGAATTATTAGAGAGAAATATTTCTCTTGTCGTTAAAAATCCAGGAATCCCGTATTCTAATCCAATATTAGTTGCTGCGAAAGAAAAAGAAATTCCAATTGTTACGGAAGTTGAATTAGCATATCGTATTTCAAAAGCACCATTTGTTGGAATTACAGGGTCTAATGGTAAAACGACGACAACAATGCTGACATTTGAAATGTTAAAAGAAGGGCAAAAGCATCCTGTTATTGCAGGGAATATAGGAACTGTAGCTTGTGAAGTAGCACAGGATGCAAAAGAAAATGAAGTTGTAGTTACAGAGCTTTCATCGTTCCAATTGATGGGAGTAGAATCGTTCCAACCTAAAATTGCAGCGTTCTTAAACTTATTTGAAGCCCACTTAGATTACCATGGGACGAAGAAGGAATATGGTTTAGCAAAAGCAAATGTTTTTAAAAACCAAACAGAAAACGATTATAGTGTAATAAATGCGGATGATGCAGATGTGATGGAGTTATCTGCGGATACTAAAGGTCAAAAAATCCTGTTTTCGACAACGAAAGAAATTGAAGATGGTGCGTGTATAAAAGATAACGCTCTTTATTTCAAAGGTGAAAAAGTTGTTGAAGTAAGTGATATCGTTTTACCTGGTCAACATAATCTAGAAAATATTTTAGCTGCGATGAGTATTGCGAAATTATTAGGTACTTCTAATGAAGCAATTACGGTCGTGTTAAAACGTTTTACTGGTGTAAAACATCGTTTAGAATATGTAACAACGATTAACAACCGTAAGTTTTATAATGATTCAAAAGCAACGAATATGTTAGCGACTGAGAAAGCACTATCTGCGTTTACACAACCGATTGTGTTACTAGCAGGTGGGCTTGATCGCGGAAATGAATTCGATGATTTAATTCCGTATTTCAAAAATGTAAAAGCGATTGTAACATTTGGACAAACAGCTCCCAAACTAGTAAGAGCGGCAGAAAAAGCGGGATTAGATATAATTGAAAGTGTCGATACTTTAGATGAAGCAGTGGTGAAAGCTTATGCTCATTCTAAAGAAGATGATGTTGTTCTTCTTTCTCCAGCGTGTGCAAGCTGGGATCAATTTAAAACATTTGAAGAAAGAGGAGACATTTTTATACAAGCTGTGCATAAACTTATATAA
- the ftsL gene encoding cell division protein FtsL, producing MTNLAVKYKQQAQEEVQIQTPPQQMVKPKVKAKITRIEKLLYVAFIGFLLYACVAFIGNKAGLYQVNVEAATIEEKIVQQQKENQELQAEVEKLSRYERIAEVAKKHGLEINANNVKGLK from the coding sequence ATGACTAATTTAGCTGTAAAGTACAAACAACAAGCGCAAGAAGAGGTGCAAATTCAAACGCCCCCACAGCAGATGGTTAAGCCGAAAGTTAAAGCGAAAATTACAAGAATCGAAAAACTGTTGTATGTAGCGTTTATTGGCTTTTTATTGTATGCCTGTGTCGCGTTTATTGGAAATAAAGCAGGCCTTTATCAAGTTAATGTAGAAGCAGCGACGATAGAAGAAAAAATTGTACAGCAGCAAAAAGAAAATCAAGAATTACAAGCTGAAGTAGAGAAGTTAAGTCGCTATGAACGAATCGCTGAAGTTGCAAAAAAACACGGGCTAGAAATTAATGCGAATAATGTGAAAGGCCTCAAATAA
- the spoVE gene encoding stage V sporulation protein E: MKKTPDFILIIVTLSLLTIGMIMVYSASAVWASYKMGDSFFFAKRQLLFAGLGVVAMFFIMKIDYWVWRTYSKVILLVCFILLILVLIPGVGLVRGGARSWIGIGAFSIQPSEFMKFAMIIFLAKFLAERQKLITSFKRGLLPALSFVFLAFGMIMLQPDLGTGTVMVGTCIIMIFISGARVFHFAMFGLLGVAGFVGLIASAPYRMKRITSYLDPWADPLGSGFQIIQSLLAIGPGGLFGLGLGQSRQKFLYLPEPQTDFIFAILSEELGFIGGSFVLLLFSLLLWRGIRIALGAPDLYGTFLAVGIVAMIAIQVMINVGVVTGLMPVTGITLPFLSYGGSSLTLMLMAVGVLLNISRHSRY; encoded by the coding sequence ATGAAGAAAACGCCTGATTTTATTCTCATCATCGTAACACTTTCATTGTTGACAATCGGAATGATTATGGTTTATAGTGCGAGTGCAGTTTGGGCCTCTTATAAAATGGGGGACTCATTCTTTTTTGCCAAAAGACAATTACTGTTTGCGGGTCTTGGTGTAGTAGCTATGTTTTTTATTATGAAAATTGATTATTGGGTGTGGCGTACGTATTCAAAAGTAATTTTGCTAGTTTGCTTCATTCTTCTTATTCTCGTTCTTATTCCTGGAGTAGGTCTTGTTCGAGGAGGAGCACGAAGTTGGATTGGGATCGGAGCATTTTCGATTCAACCGTCAGAATTTATGAAGTTTGCGATGATTATTTTCTTGGCAAAGTTTTTAGCGGAACGGCAAAAATTGATTACATCTTTTAAACGTGGTTTATTACCGGCTCTTAGTTTTGTGTTTCTTGCTTTTGGGATGATTATGTTACAGCCAGACCTTGGGACAGGAACGGTAATGGTTGGGACATGTATCATTATGATATTTATTTCGGGAGCGAGGGTCTTTCACTTTGCGATGTTTGGTTTGCTTGGTGTAGCAGGGTTTGTAGGGTTAATCGCATCAGCACCGTATCGAATGAAGCGCATTACATCATATTTAGACCCGTGGGCAGATCCGCTTGGAAGTGGATTTCAAATTATCCAATCATTACTCGCAATTGGACCCGGTGGATTATTTGGACTTGGGCTTGGACAAAGTAGACAAAAATTTCTTTATTTACCTGAACCACAAACTGACTTTATATTTGCAATCTTATCCGAGGAATTAGGTTTTATTGGTGGTTCATTTGTGTTATTATTATTTAGTCTATTATTATGGCGCGGGATTCGTATCGCATTAGGAGCGCCAGATTTATATGGTACGTTTTTAGCAGTAGGTATTGTGGCGATGATTGCGATTCAAGTAATGATTAATGTTGGTGTTGTAACAGGACTGATGCCCGTTACGGGTATTACCTTGCCGTTTTTAAGTTATGGTGGATCAAGTTTGACATTAATGTTAATGGCAGTAGGTGTATTATTAAATATAAGTCGCCATTCTCGCTACTAA
- a CDS encoding penicillin-binding protein produces MKKNMTKFHTNKGAGYFMIFFLLLFLLLLARFFYIQSTGTVHNQDLDALAKQKHSKTGVLEANRGTIYDQNGHVLAQDANSYKIVAALKGANSVENKEDTAKKIAGVLGKGEEDILASLNKEGRSQVEFGTLGKDLTKEKKEQIEALKLPGISFITENARVYPNGDFASYVIGHAKPNENGTSVGQFGIEKSLDKYLSASNGEVAYTGDRKGVSLDGGKVNVKAPKNGDNAYLTIDHRVQSYLEDAMKAASKQYEPESLIGIVADPKTGKILATSTKPSYDPNDRQIKYFFNDAIANAFEPGSTMKIFTLAAAINEGVYKGQDYYQSGTYQVGNRKIKDHNGGAGWGSITFDEGVERSSNVAFAILGDQKLGPERFRKYIHSFGLDEKTNIDLSGEGSNTILFDQQIQQVTTAFGQGSTVTPIQLVQAATAIANDGKMMKPYAIDKIVDPITGKVKLEHKPEEVGKPVTKETAAQVRQLLERVVTSPKGTGTAYKIDGYSVGGKTGTAQIPDGKGGYMTGRQNYIFSFLGMAPMDDPQLVVYVAVKQPKLKDDENGAQPLADIFKYVTKNSLEYLKIKPNEVKDPKKHLKEQQTTVPDVTGKTMAEAGKAIDKAKLRPIVLGEGKVQQQVPKATEQTLKGDRVFLVGDKPTMPNIQGWALRDVMNLAKTLQLNLKPSGTGYVTEQSVAEGTLLQPGTELGVTLVPPLEPQQEAEKP; encoded by the coding sequence ATGAAGAAGAATATGACTAAATTTCATACCAATAAGGGAGCAGGTTATTTTATGATATTTTTCCTCCTGCTCTTTTTGCTGTTATTAGCCCGATTTTTTTACATACAATCAACAGGAACAGTTCATAATCAAGATTTAGATGCACTTGCTAAACAAAAGCATAGTAAAACAGGAGTTCTTGAAGCGAACAGAGGAACCATTTATGATCAAAACGGTCATGTGTTAGCGCAAGACGCAAACTCTTATAAAATAGTAGCCGCCCTAAAAGGTGCTAACTCTGTTGAGAATAAAGAAGATACTGCAAAGAAAATTGCAGGAGTACTTGGAAAAGGCGAAGAGGATATTTTAGCTTCTTTAAATAAGGAAGGTAGAAGTCAAGTCGAATTTGGAACGTTAGGTAAGGATTTGACGAAAGAAAAGAAGGAACAAATAGAAGCGTTGAAGTTGCCGGGAATATCTTTTATTACAGAAAATGCAAGGGTGTATCCAAACGGTGATTTCGCATCTTACGTTATAGGTCATGCAAAACCAAATGAGAATGGAACCTCGGTAGGTCAATTTGGCATAGAGAAAAGCTTGGATAAATATTTAAGTGCTTCTAACGGAGAAGTAGCATATACAGGTGACCGTAAAGGTGTGTCTCTTGATGGTGGAAAAGTTAATGTAAAGGCACCTAAAAATGGAGATAACGCGTATTTAACAATTGATCACCGTGTCCAAAGTTATTTAGAAGACGCGATGAAAGCAGCAAGTAAGCAATATGAACCAGAAAGTTTAATAGGGATTGTTGCAGATCCGAAAACTGGAAAAATATTAGCGACGTCTACTAAACCTAGTTATGACCCTAATGATCGTCAAATTAAATATTTCTTCAATGACGCAATTGCCAATGCATTTGAACCTGGATCAACAATGAAAATTTTCACGTTAGCGGCAGCTATTAATGAAGGTGTGTACAAAGGGCAAGATTATTATCAGTCCGGGACATATCAAGTCGGAAATAGGAAAATAAAAGATCATAACGGCGGTGCTGGTTGGGGCTCTATCACGTTTGATGAAGGGGTAGAACGTTCTTCAAACGTAGCGTTTGCAATTTTAGGAGATCAAAAACTTGGTCCAGAACGTTTCCGAAAATATATTCATAGTTTTGGATTAGATGAAAAAACGAACATTGATTTATCAGGTGAAGGATCGAATACAATTTTATTTGATCAGCAAATACAACAAGTGACAACAGCTTTTGGACAAGGTTCCACTGTAACACCAATTCAGCTTGTACAAGCTGCAACAGCTATTGCAAATGATGGGAAAATGATGAAACCTTATGCAATTGATAAAATTGTAGATCCGATAACAGGGAAAGTAAAATTAGAACATAAGCCAGAAGAAGTAGGAAAACCTGTTACAAAGGAAACAGCAGCGCAAGTAAGACAGTTATTAGAACGTGTTGTTACATCTCCGAAAGGTACAGGGACAGCTTATAAAATTGATGGATATTCAGTTGGTGGTAAAACAGGTACAGCGCAAATTCCGGATGGAAAAGGCGGCTATATGACAGGGAGACAGAATTATATATTCTCATTCTTAGGTATGGCACCAATGGACGACCCACAACTTGTTGTTTATGTAGCTGTAAAACAGCCAAAATTAAAAGATGATGAGAACGGTGCACAGCCTTTAGCTGATATTTTTAAATATGTAACAAAAAATAGTTTAGAGTATTTAAAGATTAAGCCAAATGAAGTGAAAGATCCGAAAAAACATCTGAAAGAGCAACAAACTACTGTTCCAGATGTAACTGGTAAAACGATGGCTGAAGCGGGGAAAGCAATTGATAAAGCAAAACTTCGTCCAATCGTATTAGGTGAAGGGAAAGTACAGCAACAAGTACCAAAAGCGACTGAACAAACATTGAAAGGCGACCGAGTCTTCTTGGTAGGAGATAAGCCTACAATGCCAAATATACAAGGATGGGCACTGCGTGATGTTATGAATTTAGCGAAGACATTACAGCTTAACTTGAAGCCTTCTGGTACAGGATACGTAACAGAACAAAGTGTGGCGGAAGGAACATTATTACAACCTGGTACAGAATTAGGTGTCACACTCGTACCGCCACTCGAACCACAACAAGAAGCAGAAAAGCCGTAA
- the murG gene encoding undecaprenyldiphospho-muramoylpentapeptide beta-N-acetylglucosaminyltransferase has protein sequence MRVLVSGGGTGGHIYPALALIREIKKLNPEARFLYIGTENGLESTIVPKAGIPFQSIVISGFKRKISLDNVKTVMRFLKGVQDSKRYIRRFNPDIVIGTGGYVCGPVVYAAAKLGIPTIVHEQNSVPGVTNKFLSRYVDKVAVCFEAATEHFPESKVVMTGNPRASEVMDQNGMKGKRSVGLSLPKKSVLIFGGSRGARPINDAFVEAIEQFGNKSYEILYVTGEVHYDKVMEAVKQKGNPNNVIIKPFIHNMPEVLTGVDLVVSRAGATTLAELTALGKPSVLIPSPYVTNNHQEKNARSVVDKGAAKMLLEKDLTAETLIRDIDEILLDAQTLQNMKLAAKKLGIPDAANKLYEVMNKLVKK, from the coding sequence GTGCGTGTATTAGTGAGTGGTGGGGGTACTGGTGGTCATATTTATCCAGCTCTTGCTTTAATTAGAGAAATAAAAAAGTTAAATCCAGAAGCAAGATTTTTATATATTGGTACGGAAAATGGACTAGAGAGTACAATCGTTCCAAAAGCAGGTATACCATTTCAATCTATTGTTATAAGCGGATTTAAACGAAAAATATCATTAGATAATGTGAAAACAGTAATGCGTTTTCTAAAAGGTGTACAGGATAGTAAACGATATATTCGTCGTTTTAATCCGGATATCGTAATTGGAACGGGTGGATATGTATGTGGACCAGTTGTATACGCTGCAGCCAAATTAGGTATTCCGACTATTGTACATGAACAAAATAGTGTACCAGGTGTAACGAACAAATTTTTAAGTCGTTATGTTGATAAAGTTGCTGTTTGTTTTGAAGCAGCTACAGAGCATTTTCCAGAGTCAAAAGTGGTAATGACAGGTAATCCGCGAGCATCAGAGGTAATGGATCAAAATGGAATGAAAGGGAAACGTTCAGTTGGGCTTTCTCTTCCTAAAAAGTCTGTACTTATATTTGGTGGAAGTCGTGGGGCTAGACCGATTAACGATGCCTTCGTTGAAGCAATTGAACAGTTTGGGAACAAAAGCTACGAAATACTATATGTAACAGGTGAAGTACATTATGACAAAGTGATGGAAGCCGTGAAGCAAAAAGGGAACCCGAACAATGTTATTATTAAGCCGTTCATTCATAATATGCCAGAGGTACTAACTGGTGTAGACCTTGTTGTTTCAAGGGCTGGGGCAACAACACTTGCAGAATTAACAGCGTTAGGAAAACCAAGTGTGTTAATACCGAGTCCGTACGTAACAAATAATCATCAGGAAAAGAATGCACGTTCAGTTGTTGATAAAGGAGCGGCAAAAATGTTACTTGAAAAAGATTTAACAGCTGAAACACTTATTCGTGATATTGATGAGATTTTATTGGATGCACAAACATTACAAAATATGAAGCTAGCTGCTAAGAAACTAGGTATTCCAGATGCAGCAAATAAGCTGTATGAAGTAATGAATAAGCTTGTAAAAAAATAA